Proteins from a single region of Chloroherpeton thalassium ATCC 35110:
- the iscX gene encoding Fe-S cluster assembly protein IscX, protein MEKLTWRHAEELGILLSEKYPELDPLGVRFRDLHRMVMELGEFEDDPKASDEKKLEAIQMAWYDEWQENQ, encoded by the coding sequence ATGGAAAAATTAACCTGGCGTCATGCTGAAGAGTTAGGCATTCTCCTGAGTGAAAAATATCCCGAGTTGGACCCGCTGGGCGTTCGATTTAGGGATTTGCATCGAATGGTGATGGAACTCGGCGAATTCGAAGACGACCCAAAAGCCTCCGACGAAAAAAAATTGGAAGCCATTCAAATGGCGTGGTACGACGAATGGCAAGAAAATCAGTGA
- a CDS encoding STAS domain-containing protein, with amino-acid sequence MSNFNCTLRTIEEFSILDLSGDLDAHTASILEKKFQELIENKSFKIVVTFSNLNYISSAGLGVFMGVIEDIRSGGGDIKFSNTSDNIYQVFDMLGFPLLYEFFDDESEAIEKFKTSNVVS; translated from the coding sequence ATGAGTAATTTTAATTGCACGCTGAGGACTATAGAGGAATTCTCCATTTTAGATCTTTCTGGGGATTTAGATGCACATACGGCTTCCATATTAGAGAAAAAATTCCAGGAGCTCATAGAAAATAAGTCATTTAAGATTGTAGTTACCTTTTCGAACCTTAACTATATTTCCAGCGCTGGCTTAGGTGTTTTCATGGGGGTCATCGAGGATATTCGGTCTGGCGGCGGCGATATAAAGTTTTCGAACACATCTGATAATATCTACCAAGTTTTTGATATGCTTGGGTTTCCTTTGTTATACGAGTTCTTTGATGATGAAAGTGAGGCGATAGAGAAGTTTAAAACCTCCAATGTGGTTAGTTAG
- a CDS encoding SpoIIE family protein phosphatase yields the protein MPEDDSLHAQSLERIKPQDFDYNSLLESSKILNSSLDLEFILSHILRTVMGKFMLLKACIITFSESDQSVFELAASRGLHGAKKQFTNLELFQQQHDIHALIDLSIGNKRIGYIGLSDKFNRQPFKSAESEFLESLASLAASAIENALFLNQLNEQKAHLKQVNESLQQKILQFNTLFELTQRYRVDQTKEDILQILMHALMLQMNFKSYVVLLRNEMNFDVAMAKDIKSDHLEAKEIGIIFSSSFAHELKWEEFPSITAAGCYHAIPLRTTSTSLGVILFGERRTEEPFTETDYEFMFLAAAQAAGAIEQVRLFKDALEKQAIEKELALAYEIQTNLFPKSLPKSSIYEIDATNFPSLHVGGDYYDVFEVDDRLLFLAIADVTGKGVPASLIMSNLQALIKAYIEMVRAGAMSINDMVGKINDIIYGNTTIDKFISFFCCLIDKEKLSLTYINAGHNPPILLRTDGSLSQLQTGGIVLGVLPSTSPYESETLALQKGDMLFLYTDGVTEAMSKEHEEFGENRLIQILKNAQGNSCPSILSEVTRAIDNFEPPGEHHDDVTMICFKVTP from the coding sequence ATGCCAGAAGACGATTCTTTACATGCTCAATCACTTGAGCGCATCAAGCCACAGGATTTTGATTACAATTCGTTGCTTGAATCAAGCAAAATCTTAAACTCATCTCTCGATTTAGAATTTATCCTTTCTCATATTTTGCGTACAGTCATGGGCAAATTTATGTTGCTCAAAGCCTGTATCATCACCTTTTCTGAATCGGATCAATCAGTCTTTGAGCTTGCCGCCTCGCGCGGATTGCATGGCGCTAAAAAGCAGTTCACAAACCTGGAGCTTTTTCAACAACAGCACGACATTCACGCGCTAATTGATCTTTCTATCGGAAACAAACGCATTGGCTACATCGGCCTAAGCGATAAGTTCAATCGCCAGCCATTCAAAAGCGCTGAAAGCGAATTTTTGGAGTCGCTTGCCTCGCTTGCTGCCAGTGCCATTGAAAACGCGTTGTTTCTCAATCAGCTTAATGAGCAAAAAGCGCATTTGAAGCAGGTTAATGAAAGTCTCCAGCAAAAAATTCTTCAGTTCAATACGCTCTTTGAACTAACGCAGCGCTACCGAGTTGATCAAACAAAGGAAGATATTTTGCAGATTTTGATGCACGCCTTGATGCTGCAAATGAACTTCAAAAGCTACGTGGTGCTTTTGCGAAATGAAATGAATTTTGACGTGGCCATGGCAAAAGACATCAAATCTGATCACCTTGAGGCAAAGGAAATTGGGATTATTTTTTCTTCATCATTTGCGCACGAGCTAAAATGGGAAGAGTTTCCGAGCATCACCGCTGCGGGTTGCTATCACGCAATTCCGCTTCGCACCACAAGCACCAGCTTAGGCGTGATTCTTTTTGGCGAACGCCGCACAGAAGAACCGTTTACCGAAACAGATTATGAATTTATGTTTTTAGCTGCAGCGCAAGCCGCGGGCGCCATCGAGCAGGTTCGTTTGTTTAAAGATGCCCTTGAAAAACAAGCCATTGAAAAGGAATTGGCGCTGGCGTATGAAATCCAAACGAATCTTTTTCCCAAAAGCCTTCCTAAAAGCTCGATCTACGAAATCGACGCCACGAATTTTCCATCGCTCCATGTAGGCGGCGATTACTACGATGTGTTTGAAGTAGACGATCGGCTTCTTTTTTTGGCCATTGCGGATGTAACGGGCAAAGGCGTTCCAGCTTCGCTGATTATGTCCAACTTGCAAGCGCTCATCAAAGCATACATCGAAATGGTTCGCGCTGGCGCCATGAGCATCAACGATATGGTCGGAAAAATTAACGACATCATTTACGGCAACACCACCATTGATAAGTTTATTTCTTTTTTCTGCTGCTTAATCGACAAGGAAAAACTCTCGCTTACCTATATCAACGCCGGACATAATCCGCCCATACTGCTACGAACGGATGGAAGCCTTTCGCAATTGCAAACAGGCGGGATTGTTTTGGGCGTGTTGCCAAGTACATCGCCTTATGAATCTGAAACGCTTGCGTTGCAAAAAGGCGATATGCTTTTTCTTTACACCGACGGCGTCACAGAAGCCATGAGCAAAGAGCACGAAGAATTTGGGGAAAACCGGCTTATCCAAATTTTGAAAAATGCACAAGGCAATAGTTGTCCAAGTATCTTGTCCGAAGTCACCCGGGCGATTGACAATTTCGAACCGCCGGGCGAGCACCACGACGATGTCACCATGATCTGTTTCAAAGTGACGCCTTAA
- a CDS encoding flavodoxin family protein, giving the protein MNAIILFDSHSSGGATDRIIDTIGQELAKRDIYVEKGKVLPNADYSFLDEFDLILLGSPIYNLRLSENLAGAIIQSNLLAKLDGKQIALFVICGGPELSADLLYLPQLQIPLLNKNIIAKKAFGMSCKNDPESAVSFAEEIYEKAAK; this is encoded by the coding sequence ATGAACGCAATCATTTTATTTGATTCTCACTCTTCGGGCGGCGCAACCGACCGCATTATCGACACGATCGGTCAAGAATTAGCGAAGCGCGATATTTATGTGGAAAAAGGCAAAGTGTTGCCAAATGCGGATTATAGCTTCCTTGACGAATTTGATTTGATTTTACTCGGCTCTCCTATCTACAATTTGCGGCTTTCTGAAAATCTGGCTGGCGCTATTATTCAAAGCAATTTGCTGGCAAAACTTGATGGAAAACAAATTGCTCTTTTTGTCATTTGTGGCGGCCCTGAACTTTCCGCCGACCTTTTGTACTTGCCTCAGTTGCAAATTCCGCTGCTGAATAAAAATATCATCGCCAAAAAAGCGTTTGGCATGTCTTGCAAAAATGACCCAGAAAGCGCCGTTTCTTTTGCTGAAGAAATCTATGAAAAAGCCGCGAAGTAA
- the acs gene encoding acetate--CoA ligase — protein sequence MPTNTESNAGISSVLHEQRVFKPGPEFSEGATIKSMDEYEKQYKIAADDPQKYWANVASQYHWFKKWDTVLEWNEPFSKWFVGGETNLCYNALDVHINTWRKNKAAIIWEGEPGDQRTLTYLQLHREVSKFANVLKRRGIQKGDRVAIYMGMTPELVIAVLACARIGAVHNVIFAGFSAHALTERINDSHAKMIVCADGTIRRGKSLNLKEVVDEALVDTPSIQNVIVYQRTKETIHMQDGRDHWWHDLMGLASEYCPAESLDSEHPLFILYTSGSTGKPKGILHSTGGYMTHVANSFKHVFDVKEQDIYWCTADIGWITGHSYMIYGPLINGSTIVVYEGAPNYPQWDRFWDIIQRHKVTIFYTAPTAIRAFIRAGDEWVTKHDLSSLRLLGTVGEPINPEAWMWYYKNVGKEKCPIVDTWWQTETGGIMISPLPGATPLKPGTATRPLPGILVDVVHKDGTPCQANEGGFLVVKHPWPSMLRTIYGDEERYKTTYWSEVDGMYFTGDGARKDNDGYIWIMGRVDDVVNISGHRLGTSEVESALVSHEAVAEAAVVSRPDEVKGNALVAFVTLKEEFEGNQKLREELRAHVAKEIGPIAKPDDVRWAAALPKTRSGKIMRRLLREMASSKEVKGDVTTLEDFTVLEKLREEEEESKKD from the coding sequence ATGCCTACCAACACTGAATCAAACGCAGGAATCAGCTCTGTTTTGCACGAGCAGCGAGTCTTCAAGCCTGGCCCTGAGTTTTCAGAGGGCGCAACGATTAAATCGATGGACGAGTACGAAAAGCAGTACAAAATCGCCGCTGATGATCCTCAAAAATACTGGGCAAATGTGGCCTCTCAGTACCACTGGTTCAAAAAGTGGGATACCGTTCTTGAGTGGAACGAGCCTTTTTCTAAATGGTTTGTAGGTGGCGAGACGAACTTATGCTACAACGCTCTGGACGTGCACATCAACACCTGGCGGAAAAACAAAGCCGCGATCATTTGGGAAGGTGAACCGGGCGACCAGCGCACCCTGACTTATTTGCAGCTTCATCGCGAAGTGAGCAAATTTGCCAACGTGCTCAAACGCCGCGGCATACAAAAAGGCGACCGTGTAGCAATTTACATGGGCATGACCCCCGAACTCGTTATCGCCGTTCTTGCCTGTGCCCGTATTGGCGCGGTTCACAACGTGATATTTGCCGGCTTCTCTGCTCATGCGCTCACCGAACGCATCAACGACTCTCATGCTAAAATGATTGTTTGTGCAGATGGCACGATTCGCCGCGGCAAAAGCCTCAACCTCAAAGAAGTGGTTGATGAAGCATTAGTCGATACACCATCCATTCAAAACGTGATTGTTTATCAGCGCACAAAAGAAACGATTCACATGCAAGATGGCCGCGACCACTGGTGGCACGACCTCATGGGACTCGCTTCTGAATACTGCCCTGCTGAGTCACTCGATTCCGAACATCCACTTTTTATCCTTTACACCAGCGGTTCTACCGGAAAGCCGAAAGGTATTCTTCACTCCACTGGCGGCTATATGACTCATGTTGCCAACTCCTTCAAGCACGTTTTTGATGTTAAAGAGCAAGATATTTATTGGTGCACTGCCGATATTGGTTGGATTACCGGCCATAGCTACATGATCTATGGGCCGCTCATCAACGGCTCAACCATCGTGGTCTACGAAGGCGCACCAAACTACCCGCAATGGGATAGATTCTGGGACATCATCCAACGCCACAAAGTCACCATTTTCTACACAGCGCCAACCGCTATTCGTGCCTTCATTCGCGCTGGAGATGAATGGGTTACCAAGCATGATCTCTCTTCGCTTCGCCTGCTCGGCACCGTTGGAGAACCGATTAACCCAGAAGCCTGGATGTGGTACTATAAAAACGTGGGCAAAGAAAAATGCCCTATCGTTGATACTTGGTGGCAAACTGAAACCGGCGGCATTATGATTTCTCCGCTTCCTGGTGCCACGCCATTGAAACCGGGCACTGCCACGCGTCCGCTTCCTGGCATTTTAGTTGATGTTGTTCATAAAGATGGCACGCCTTGCCAAGCCAATGAAGGTGGATTTTTGGTGGTGAAACATCCTTGGCCATCCATGCTTCGCACCATTTATGGCGATGAAGAGCGCTACAAAACCACTTACTGGTCGGAAGTCGACGGCATGTACTTCACTGGCGACGGTGCAAGAAAAGACAATGACGGATACATTTGGATCATGGGACGCGTTGATGACGTGGTCAATATTTCTGGTCACAGACTCGGCACAAGTGAAGTTGAAAGCGCCCTTGTTTCGCATGAAGCTGTTGCAGAAGCTGCTGTGGTCAGCCGCCCCGATGAAGTTAAAGGAAATGCGTTGGTTGCATTCGTAACGCTGAAAGAAGAGTTCGAAGGAAATCAAAAACTCCGCGAAGAGCTTCGCGCGCATGTGGCCAAGGAAATCGGACCGATTGCCAAACCGGACGATGTTCGCTGGGCTGCCGCGTTGCCAAAAACACGCAGCGGAAAAATCATGCGTCGCTTGCTTCGTGAAATGGCCTCAAGCAAAGAAGTTAAGGGCGACGTTACTACGCTTGAAGACTTTACCGTGCTCGAAAAACTTCGCGAAGAAGAAGAAGAGAGCAAAAAGGACTAA
- a CDS encoding T9SS type A sorting domain-containing protein: MKYRYKILFFFFLLYLCFPHHSHAQVSFNTHAVTSSANGASAVHSADMDGDGDIDLLSASAGDNKITWYQNNGSQTFTENIIATDALGASSVFAIDVDRDGDMDIVAALAGVGEITWYQNDGSQNFNKEFIVDAIWGISSVYATDVDQDGDIDLLSASSSDHSIRWYENNNQEFTAYEVSDMAYGASSVYAADADADGDIDIFSAAKTGNKISWYENNGSQTFSEHTISSVATGAISVYATDVDHDGDMDVLSASADNNQIAWYENDGSQTFSEQIISSTANGASSVYATDVDNDGDMDVLSASASDNKIAWYENDGSQTFSEQVISSAASGASAVFAMDVDRDGDMDILSAAASSNEITWYENTLPFKEKEITTDHNIASSIPYATFAYASDIDRDGDMDAISVSPDLTTGGISWHENSGSETFTQHVIDNSLQTARMAIPIDMDRDGDIDLLAAIYGDDEIVWYENNGSQSFTKQTIKSSATYVSFVSAADVDRDGDIDVLAGISGLSTFSWFENNGAQNFTEHVITSSATSARTIYAVDMDHDGDFDVLTAASGDDEISWFENDGSQGFSEHMISDTLLIPSSVFAIDLDRDGDMDVLSTSVNDDKIAWYENNGSENFTEHFVAQPDLDGNRFNADNGDVNEPKMVSAADMDNDGDIDLLTASGDHRILWFENDGAQNFTLHEAFAVGGANTAYAADMDGDGDRDIITAATYTTHVDWVETTIKLADDPLPVELAHFSGASTESGISLSWKTVTETNNAGFVLYRNGVKVASFQDVEALVGQGTSSKSTTYSFTDADVELGTTYTYTLISKDFSGTSHEYGLQVQVAFTDVTSEAGTPDKYALEQNYPNPFNPSTTIKFSLKQAGVATFKVFDILGRVVHKEVLQGTAGENTPISFEGKSLNSGVYFYQISSGEYSETKKMMLLK; encoded by the coding sequence ATGAAATATCGATACAAAATTCTGTTCTTCTTTTTCCTGCTTTATTTATGTTTTCCCCACCATTCACACGCGCAAGTTTCCTTCAACACTCACGCAGTCACCTCATCAGCAAATGGCGCAAGCGCCGTTCACTCGGCTGATATGGATGGAGATGGTGATATTGACTTGCTTTCCGCTTCCGCCGGCGATAACAAAATTACCTGGTATCAAAACAACGGCTCGCAAACTTTTACCGAAAACATCATCGCTACGGATGCGCTCGGCGCTTCATCCGTGTTTGCCATCGATGTCGATCGCGATGGCGATATGGACATTGTGGCCGCGTTAGCTGGCGTTGGCGAAATCACTTGGTATCAAAACGACGGCTCGCAAAATTTCAATAAGGAATTCATCGTTGATGCGATTTGGGGCATTTCTTCTGTCTATGCAACCGATGTAGACCAGGATGGCGACATAGACTTGCTTTCCGCATCAAGTAGCGACCATTCTATTCGATGGTATGAAAATAATAACCAAGAATTTACCGCTTATGAAGTTTCCGATATGGCCTATGGCGCAAGCTCCGTTTATGCCGCCGATGCCGATGCCGATGGCGACATCGATATTTTTTCGGCAGCGAAAACGGGCAACAAAATTTCTTGGTATGAAAACAACGGCTCGCAAACTTTTAGCGAACACACCATTTCAAGTGTAGCCACTGGCGCAATCTCGGTTTATGCAACGGATGTAGATCATGATGGCGACATGGATGTGCTTTCGGCTTCAGCAGATAACAATCAAATTGCTTGGTATGAAAACGATGGCTCGCAAACCTTCAGCGAGCAGATCATTTCATCCACTGCGAATGGCGCAAGCTCGGTTTATGCAACGGATGTCGATAACGATGGCGATATGGATGTGCTTTCAGCCTCAGCTAGCGACAACAAAATTGCTTGGTACGAAAATGACGGTTCGCAAACCTTCAGCGAGCAAGTCATTTCATCCGCTGCGAGCGGCGCAAGCGCGGTGTTTGCAATGGATGTCGATCGTGACGGCGATATGGATATTCTTTCTGCCGCCGCCAGCAGCAACGAAATTACTTGGTATGAAAATACTTTGCCATTTAAAGAAAAAGAGATTACGACAGACCATAACATTGCATCGAGTATCCCTTATGCGACTTTCGCTTATGCAAGCGATATTGATCGCGACGGAGATATGGACGCCATTTCTGTTTCGCCAGACTTAACTACCGGAGGAATTAGTTGGCATGAAAATAGCGGATCAGAAACCTTTACGCAGCATGTCATTGACAATTCGCTCCAGACTGCCCGCATGGCGATTCCGATCGACATGGACAGAGATGGCGATATAGATTTGCTGGCCGCAATCTACGGTGATGACGAAATTGTTTGGTATGAAAATAATGGCTCCCAAAGCTTCACCAAGCAGACCATCAAAAGTAGCGCGACTTATGTTTCGTTCGTTTCCGCTGCAGATGTCGATCGCGATGGCGATATAGACGTGCTGGCTGGAATTTCTGGCCTGAGTACATTTTCATGGTTTGAAAATAATGGTGCGCAGAATTTCACTGAACATGTAATTACCAGCAGTGCTACCAGCGCCCGCACGATTTATGCTGTTGATATGGATCACGACGGCGATTTCGACGTTCTTACGGCTGCGTCAGGTGATGATGAAATTAGCTGGTTTGAAAATGACGGCTCGCAGGGTTTTTCCGAGCACATGATTAGCGATACGTTATTGATTCCAAGCAGCGTTTTTGCAATAGATTTAGATCGCGACGGCGACATGGACGTTTTGTCTACTTCGGTCAATGATGATAAAATTGCTTGGTATGAAAATAACGGCTCAGAGAATTTCACCGAGCATTTTGTCGCGCAGCCCGATTTGGACGGAAACCGCTTCAATGCTGACAATGGCGATGTAAATGAACCCAAAATGGTTTCGGCAGCCGATATGGATAACGACGGCGACATTGACCTACTAACCGCCTCTGGCGATCATCGCATCCTTTGGTTTGAAAATGATGGCGCGCAGAACTTCACGCTCCATGAGGCTTTTGCTGTGGGCGGCGCAAACACCGCTTACGCTGCCGATATGGACGGAGATGGCGACCGCGACATCATCACCGCAGCCACTTACACGACTCATGTGGATTGGGTTGAAACCACCATAAAACTTGCCGATGATCCGCTTCCGGTTGAACTTGCGCATTTTTCAGGCGCTTCAACCGAATCGGGCATTTCGTTGAGTTGGAAAACGGTAACAGAAACCAACAATGCTGGATTCGTGCTTTATCGCAATGGCGTGAAAGTGGCTTCTTTTCAAGATGTTGAGGCGCTCGTAGGACAAGGCACATCGAGCAAATCCACAACTTACAGCTTCACCGATGCAGACGTGGAACTTGGCACGACTTACACCTATACGCTTATCAGCAAAGATTTTAGCGGGACAAGCCACGAATATGGCCTTCAAGTTCAGGTGGCCTTTACCGATGTCACTTCTGAGGCAGGAACACCGGATAAATACGCGCTGGAGCAAAACTATCCCAATCCGTTTAATCCAAGCACAACCATTAAGTTTAGCCTGAAGCAAGCGGGCGTGGCAACCTTCAAAGTGTTCGACATCTTGGGTCGCGTGGTTCATAAAGAAGTTTTGCAAGGGACCGCCGGCGAAAACACGCCAATTTCATTTGAAGGAAAGAGCTTAAACAGCGGTGTTTATTTT
- a CDS encoding ATP-binding protein yields MKEKITVTSNLEDLYLVRCFIGNAACRAGFGESETWKIILAVDEACSNVIRHAYNGKTDRNFEITVEFDDNRFVVHIDDAGSGYDLRNHRAPNLQDCIAKRKAGGLGIRIIKELVDEIDYQQVDNRNKLTLTKHLPLEAANA; encoded by the coding sequence ATGAAAGAAAAAATAACAGTCACAAGCAATCTTGAAGACCTTTATTTGGTGCGTTGCTTTATTGGAAATGCGGCTTGCCGAGCTGGGTTTGGCGAATCAGAAACTTGGAAAATAATCCTTGCCGTTGATGAAGCTTGCTCCAATGTGATTCGTCATGCGTATAACGGAAAAACGGATAGAAACTTTGAAATTACCGTAGAGTTCGACGATAATCGTTTTGTGGTGCATATCGACGATGCCGGCAGTGGCTACGACTTAAGAAATCACCGAGCCCCAAACCTACAAGATTGCATCGCCAAACGAAAAGCCGGCGGCCTTGGCATTAGAATTATCAAAGAGTTGGTGGATGAAATTGATTATCAGCAAGTCGACAATAGAAATAAACTAACCCTAACCAAACATCTCCCTTTAGAAGCAGCTAACGCATAA